One genomic segment of Pseudonocardia sp. T1-2H includes these proteins:
- a CDS encoding glycosyltransferase family 4 protein has product MPITASHPVPPLRIAVVAPPWAELPPSGYGGIEAVCADLVSALLHNGHHLTLVGVGRNGTDAEFVRTYGLPQADRIGEALPEVVHAATLPSILAGLDVDVVHDHTLAGPLLAQTHGLPTVVTAHGPVVGEMGDYYRAVSGWARLVAISEAQRTAAPDVSWFGSVHNAVDPHAYPISLKKDDFVLFLGRMNPDKGVPTAIRVARSVGVPLVIAAKCREPGERRYFDEVVAPLLGDDVEWRGEVGRAEKLDLLGRARCLLFPIEWEEPFGMVMIEALACGTPVVALRRGSVPEIVRHGETGFVCVDERELADGVLAAPSLDAAHCRREVEGRFSADHMADCYELIYREAVRLARPVPEGRPPHLRPAAAPGGRAVDRIPKDRSAFQAAHGGQVDRPRADAGARTATSGLGRDQ; this is encoded by the coding sequence GTGCCGATCACCGCCTCCCATCCCGTGCCGCCGTTGCGAATCGCGGTCGTCGCCCCGCCGTGGGCCGAACTCCCCCCGAGCGGCTACGGCGGCATCGAGGCCGTGTGTGCCGATCTCGTCTCGGCTCTCCTGCACAACGGTCACCACCTGACGCTGGTCGGCGTCGGGCGCAACGGCACCGACGCCGAGTTCGTCCGCACCTACGGCCTGCCCCAGGCCGACCGGATCGGCGAGGCGTTGCCCGAGGTGGTGCACGCGGCCACGCTCCCGTCGATCCTCGCCGGCCTCGACGTCGACGTGGTGCACGACCACACGCTCGCCGGGCCCCTGCTGGCGCAGACCCACGGGCTGCCGACCGTCGTCACCGCGCACGGGCCGGTGGTCGGCGAGATGGGCGACTACTACCGGGCGGTGTCCGGCTGGGCGCGGCTCGTGGCGATCTCGGAGGCGCAGCGTACGGCCGCCCCGGACGTCTCGTGGTTCGGCAGCGTGCACAACGCCGTCGATCCCCATGCCTATCCGATCAGCCTGAAGAAGGACGACTTCGTGCTCTTCCTGGGCCGGATGAACCCGGACAAGGGGGTGCCCACCGCGATCCGCGTCGCCCGCTCGGTGGGGGTGCCGCTCGTCATCGCGGCGAAGTGCCGGGAGCCGGGCGAGCGGCGGTACTTCGACGAGGTGGTCGCCCCGCTGCTGGGCGACGACGTCGAATGGCGGGGCGAGGTCGGGCGAGCGGAGAAGCTGGACCTGCTGGGACGGGCTCGGTGCCTGCTCTTCCCGATCGAGTGGGAGGAGCCGTTCGGCATGGTGATGATCGAGGCGCTGGCCTGCGGGACACCCGTGGTGGCCCTGCGGCGGGGATCGGTGCCGGAGATCGTGCGGCACGGCGAGACCGGCTTCGTCTGCGTCGACGAGCGGGAGCTGGCCGACGGTGTCCTCGCGGCGCCGTCACTGGACGCAGCCCACTGCCGCAGGGAGGTCGAGGGCCGGTTCAGCGCGGATCACATGGCCGACTGCTACGAGCTGATCTACCGGGAGGCCGTACGGCTCGCCCGGCCGGTCCCGGAGGGCCGGCCGCCGCACCTCCGGCCGGCCGCGGCACCGGGGGGCCGTGCGGTGGACAGGATCCCGAAGGACAGGTCCGCCTTCCAGGCTGCGCACGGAGGGCAGGTGGACCGGCCGAGAGCGGACGCGGGGGCCCGGACGGCCACGTCCGGCCTCGGCCGGGACCAGTGA
- a CDS encoding DUF1345 domain-containing protein, whose product MSTTRTRRAGGRRIISVWRGLSSLAAGIVASLVAVLLGATEIAPLVGWTSGVGILLARVWLASWHQGQLGTEELAEEESRTRSTDTWVLVAAVASLGVITDALVRSSDSQGGTSVALVVLGVVSVVLSWAMTNTVFALKYARLYYRDEDGGIDFLQEEEPTYADFAYMAFAIGMTYGITDTVVTDTRIRKTVLGHALLAYAFGTGILAIAINLVANIGEGPR is encoded by the coding sequence ATGAGCACCACGAGGACGCGGAGAGCCGGCGGGCGGCGGATCATCTCGGTCTGGCGCGGGCTCTCCTCGCTCGCCGCGGGGATCGTCGCGAGCCTCGTCGCGGTGCTCCTCGGGGCGACGGAGATCGCCCCCCTCGTGGGCTGGACCAGCGGCGTGGGGATCCTGCTGGCGCGGGTGTGGCTGGCGAGCTGGCACCAGGGCCAGCTCGGCACCGAGGAGCTCGCCGAGGAGGAGAGCCGGACCCGCTCGACGGACACCTGGGTCCTCGTCGCCGCCGTGGCGAGCCTCGGCGTGATCACGGATGCGCTCGTCCGGTCCAGCGACAGCCAGGGCGGCACGTCCGTGGCGCTGGTCGTCCTCGGGGTCGTCTCCGTCGTCCTCTCCTGGGCGATGACGAACACCGTCTTCGCCCTCAAGTACGCGCGCCTCTACTACCGCGACGAGGACGGGGGCATCGACTTCCTGCAGGAGGAGGAGCCGACCTACGCCGACTTCGCCTACATGGCCTTCGCGATCGGCATGACCTACGGGATCACGGACACCGTCGTCACCGACACCCGCATCCGCAAGACCGTGCTGGGGCACGCGCTGCTGGCCTACGCGTTCGGCACCGGCATCCTCGCGATCGCCATCAACCTGGTCGCGAACATCGGGGAAGGACCCCGATGA
- the nrfD gene encoding NrfD/PsrC family molybdoenzyme membrane anchor subunit: MTRHTDPPPAERRSDTGGSAGREAQLFQGSRRRTRRGGGEPTVVPDAEFRSYYGRPVLKAPVWEWKIAAYLFCGGLAAGSSVVAAGADLTGRPNLRRASWLGSFGALLASLWFLVSDLGRPDRFHHMLRVLKPTSPMSVGTWILSAFGPGVGAAAVAELVPARWRRTWPARLLARLARPAGLSSVVTAPGVASYTAVLLSHTAVPAWSEVREELPFVFVGSAAASGGGFGMLCAPVEEAGPARTFAAVGAAGELVASRVMEHRLGLVGEVYREGHVGRLRRASELLTAAGLAGTVLVAGRSRAGAAASGLALLAGSALQRFGVFEAGVASTKDPRYVVVPQRERLEARARARAGETVRAEA; this comes from the coding sequence GTGACCCGGCACACCGACCCGCCACCGGCGGAGCGGCGCAGCGACACGGGTGGCTCCGCCGGCCGCGAGGCGCAGCTGTTCCAGGGCAGCCGACGCCGCACACGGCGCGGGGGCGGCGAGCCGACCGTCGTCCCGGATGCGGAGTTCCGCTCCTACTACGGCAGGCCGGTCCTCAAGGCCCCCGTCTGGGAGTGGAAGATCGCGGCGTACCTCTTCTGCGGCGGCCTGGCCGCCGGGTCGTCGGTGGTGGCCGCCGGGGCGGACCTGACCGGCCGGCCGAACCTGCGGCGGGCGAGCTGGCTCGGGTCGTTCGGGGCGCTGCTGGCCAGCCTCTGGTTCCTGGTCTCCGACCTGGGCCGGCCCGACCGCTTCCACCACATGCTGCGGGTGCTGAAGCCGACGTCCCCGATGAGCGTCGGAACCTGGATCCTCTCGGCCTTCGGGCCCGGCGTCGGGGCCGCCGCCGTCGCCGAACTCGTTCCCGCGAGGTGGCGGCGGACGTGGCCCGCGCGCCTGCTCGCCCGGCTGGCCCGGCCCGCGGGGTTGTCGTCCGTGGTCACGGCGCCCGGCGTCGCCTCCTACACGGCGGTCCTGCTGTCGCACACCGCGGTCCCGGCCTGGAGCGAGGTCCGCGAGGAGCTGCCGTTCGTCTTCGTCGGGTCCGCGGCCGCCAGCGGGGGCGGATTCGGGATGCTCTGCGCACCCGTCGAGGAGGCCGGCCCGGCGCGCACGTTCGCCGCCGTCGGGGCCGCGGGTGAGCTCGTCGCGTCCCGGGTGATGGAGCACCGGCTCGGGCTCGTCGGCGAGGTGTACCGGGAGGGGCACGTGGGCCGGCTGCGGCGGGCGTCGGAGCTGCTCACCGCCGCCGGGCTCGCGGGGACCGTGCTCGTCGCGGGCCGCAGCCGGGCCGGGGCCGCCGCGTCCGGCCTCGCGCTGCTGGCCGGCAGCGCGCTGCAGCGGTTCGGGGTGTTCGAGGCGGGGGTCGCCTCGACGAAGGACCCGCGCTACGTCGTCGTCCCGCAGCGCGAGCGCCTCGAGGCGCGGGCGCGGGCGCGGGCGGGGGAAACCGTCCGGGCCGAGGCGTAG
- a CDS encoding DUF2267 domain-containing protein — MYYDEFIDAVTERAELPRDDAELLAQAVLQTLGEMLDDGEIRKLRARLPSALRQDLQRARYDARCFDAAEFARRVVRRSRLGTADAVAARAAAVLSVVRDAAASCDVRRAQASPDVWASPTSG, encoded by the coding sequence ATGTACTACGACGAGTTCATCGATGCCGTCACCGAGCGTGCCGAGCTTCCGCGTGACGACGCCGAGCTGCTGGCGCAGGCGGTGCTGCAGACGCTCGGGGAGATGCTGGACGACGGCGAGATCCGGAAGCTCCGGGCCAGGCTTCCCAGCGCCCTGCGGCAGGACCTCCAGCGGGCCCGGTACGACGCGCGGTGCTTCGACGCGGCCGAGTTCGCGCGCCGGGTGGTGCGGCGGTCACGGCTCGGCACGGCCGACGCCGTCGCGGCCCGCGCCGCCGCGGTGCTCTCGGTCGTCCGCGACGCCGCGGCGTCGTGCGACGTCCGCCGCGCGCAGGCGTCCCCCGACGTCTGGGCCTCGCCCACCTCGGGCTGA
- a CDS encoding ATP-binding protein encodes MLPSEATVAAQCRRAISAWLHTVCGRREPCETCDDVVYAVSEAVTNCVDHAYPDRERGPITVRATVDGDPAPDRGSAADVASAIVRTGDGRRPAGVTVSVSDEGRWRPPPAEPGDRGRGLRMIRAYVDSVEIVRGDSGTTLILWCKLECPE; translated from the coding sequence GTGCTTCCGAGTGAAGCGACCGTCGCCGCACAGTGCCGTCGGGCGATCTCCGCGTGGTTGCACACCGTGTGCGGACGCCGCGAGCCGTGCGAGACCTGCGACGACGTCGTCTACGCCGTCAGCGAAGCCGTCACCAACTGTGTCGACCACGCCTACCCGGACCGGGAGCGGGGCCCGATCACCGTCCGGGCGACCGTCGACGGCGACCCGGCCCCGGACCGGGGTTCCGCGGCGGACGTGGCGTCGGCGATCGTCCGGACAGGGGACGGACGACGCCCCGCCGGGGTGACGGTCTCGGTCTCGGACGAGGGCCGGTGGCGGCCGCCGCCCGCAGAACCGGGAGACCGCGGACGAGGACTGAGGATGATCCGCGCCTACGTGGACTCCGTCGAGATCGTCCGCGGGGACTCCGGCACGACGCTCATCCTGTGGTGCAAGCTGGAGTGCCCGGAGTAG
- a CDS encoding IS5 family transposase (programmed frameshift), translating into MVGRGELTDKAWARIEPLLPAVAGNGRHWRDHRQVINAILWKLRTGAPWRDLPERYGPWKTAHERLRRWTADGTWDRILDEAVTKDDSVGAVEWTISVDSTHVRAHQHAAGARKKGAAPRPGSKTFAVDGEALGRSRGGLTSKIHLAVDGRGLPMSVLLTPGQAGDNPQLLPLLDEISVRRDGPGRPRKRPDRVVADKAYSHPSTRAAMRRRGIAFTSPERDDQIARRHAKGARGGRPPAFDPVVYAGRNVVERCFNRLKQFRDLATRYAKRAAYFRAEITIAATILWLRQDLQDTP; encoded by the exons GTGGTCGGTCGCGGCGAGCTGACAGACAAGGCGTGGGCTCGGATCGAGCCGCTGCTGCCCGCGGTGGCCGGAAACGGTCGCCACTGGCGCGACCACCGCCAGGTGATCAACGCGATCCTGTGGAAGCTCCGCACCGGAGCGCCGTGGCGGGATCTGCCCGAGCGCTACGGGCCGTGGAAGACCGCCCATGAGCGGCTGCGCCGGTGGACCGCAGACGGAACCTGGGACCGGATCCTCGACGAGGCCGTAACCAAGGACGATTCCGTAGGCGCCGTCGAGTGGACGATCAGCGTCGACTCCACCCATGTCCGGGCCCACCAGCACGCTGCCGGTGCCCGGAAAAAGGGGGCTGCACCTCGACCTGGATCGAAGACCT TTGCCGTCGACGGCGAAGCCCTCGGCCGGTCCCGTGGTGGGCTGACCAGCAAGATCCACCTCGCCGTCGACGGCCGCGGGCTGCCGATGTCGGTCCTGCTCACCCCGGGCCAGGCCGGGGACAACCCACAACTGTTACCGCTGCTCGACGAGATTTCCGTGCGCCGCGACGGGCCCGGCCGCCCGCGCAAGCGCCCGGACCGAGTCGTGGCGGACAAGGCCTACTCCCACCCCTCGACCCGCGCAGCGATGCGCCGCCGCGGTATCGCGTTCACCAGCCCCGAACGCGACGACCAGATCGCCCGCCGCCACGCCAAGGGCGCCCGGGGCGGGCGCCCACCAGCCTTCGACCCGGTCGTCTACGCCGGCCGCAACGTCGTCGAGCGCTGCTTCAACCGGCTCAAACAGTTCCGCGACCTGGCCACCCGCTACGCCAAGCGCGCCGCATACTTCCGAGCCGAGATCACCATCGCCGCCACGATCCTCTGGCTCCGCCAGGACTTACAGGACACGCCCTAG
- a CDS encoding 4Fe-4S dicluster domain-containing protein, producing the protein MTGRNRLSGPLDDVARDAGHLDHPARVGFFTDTSVCIGCKACEVACKEWNAVPEDGLDLLGMSFDNTGMLGANSWRHVAFIEQSRPLGHQDPGLAGLPTGPSGIGETARAVEPRLRAAPRGGSELGTEPLPKAQDLGMPAFSRPGDDSGAESRTDFRWLMASDVCKHCTHAGCLDVCPTGALFRTEFGTVVVQQDICNGCGYCVSGCPYGVIDRREHDGRAQKCTLCYDRIGDGLEPACAKACPTDSIQFGPLDELRERADRRLEQLHGLGVDEARLYGRDPNDGVGGDGAFFLLLDEPEVYGLPPDPVVPTRNAPQMWRRAGAAAAAFALAGIGAFVSSTLGSRR; encoded by the coding sequence ATGACCGGCCGCAACCGGCTCTCCGGGCCGCTCGACGACGTCGCGCGCGACGCCGGGCACCTGGATCATCCCGCCCGCGTCGGGTTCTTCACCGACACCTCGGTGTGCATCGGGTGCAAGGCCTGCGAGGTGGCGTGCAAGGAGTGGAACGCCGTGCCCGAGGACGGGCTCGACCTGCTCGGCATGTCCTTCGACAACACCGGGATGCTCGGCGCCAACTCGTGGCGGCACGTCGCGTTCATCGAGCAGTCCCGCCCGCTCGGACACCAGGATCCCGGCCTCGCCGGCCTGCCTACCGGGCCGAGCGGCATCGGGGAGACCGCGCGCGCCGTCGAGCCCCGGCTGCGCGCCGCGCCGCGGGGTGGCTCGGAGCTCGGGACCGAACCGCTGCCGAAAGCCCAGGACCTGGGGATGCCCGCCTTCTCCCGGCCGGGCGACGACAGCGGCGCCGAGTCCCGTACGGACTTCCGCTGGCTCATGGCCTCCGACGTCTGCAAGCACTGCACGCACGCGGGGTGCCTGGACGTCTGCCCCACCGGGGCCTTGTTCCGGACCGAGTTCGGCACGGTCGTCGTGCAGCAGGACATCTGCAACGGCTGCGGGTACTGCGTGTCCGGCTGCCCGTACGGCGTGATCGACCGCCGGGAGCACGACGGCCGCGCCCAGAAGTGCACGCTCTGCTACGACCGGATCGGCGACGGGCTGGAGCCGGCCTGCGCGAAGGCCTGCCCCACGGACTCCATCCAGTTCGGCCCCCTCGACGAGCTGCGCGAGCGCGCGGACCGCAGGCTCGAGCAGCTGCACGGGCTCGGGGTCGACGAGGCGAGGCTGTACGGCCGGGACCCGAACGACGGTGTCGGCGGGGACGGGGCATTCTTCCTCCTGCTCGACGAGCCCGAGGTGTACGGCCTGCCGCCGGACCCCGTGGTGCCCACCCGGAACGCGCCGCAGATGTGGCGGCGGGCCGGGGCGGCGGCCGCGGCGTTCGCGCTGGCCGGCATCGGCGCGTTCGTCTCCTCCACCCTCGGGAGCAGGCGGTGA
- a CDS encoding zinc-dependent alcohol dehydrogenase, producing the protein MKALCWEGTNEVAIENVPDPQIRNSGDVILKVRASAVCGSDLHLLGGYIPAMQSGDVLGHEFLGEVVEVGPGVRDRKVGDRVVVCSFAGCGKCWYCTHDLWSLCDNANTNPGITEALWGSAIGACYGYSHALGGFAGSHAEYIRVPFADHGAFVVPDELDDDLAAVFASDAGPTGWMGADLGGVKSGDVVAVWGCGGVGQVAARAAVLLGAERVISIDRIPERLAQAEKYMGVETLDYTKTDVGAELRERTGGRGPDVCIEAVGMEAHSTGPEYLYDQVKQQLRLQTDRPTAVREAIYNCRKGGSVFCLGVFAGVVDKFPLGALMNKGLTFRGAQQHGHRYIPMLLDRIASGDLPTRHLATHPMSLDEGPEGYRLFKEKEDNCVRAVFRP; encoded by the coding sequence GTGAAGGCGTTGTGCTGGGAGGGCACGAACGAGGTCGCGATCGAGAACGTCCCGGACCCGCAGATCCGCAACAGCGGGGACGTCATCCTGAAGGTCCGCGCCAGCGCGGTGTGCGGCTCCGACCTGCACCTGCTCGGCGGCTACATCCCGGCCATGCAGTCCGGCGACGTGCTCGGCCACGAGTTCCTGGGCGAGGTGGTCGAAGTCGGGCCCGGCGTGCGCGACCGCAAGGTGGGCGACCGGGTCGTGGTGTGCTCCTTCGCGGGATGCGGCAAGTGCTGGTACTGCACCCACGACCTCTGGTCGCTCTGCGACAACGCCAACACCAACCCGGGCATCACCGAGGCGCTGTGGGGCTCCGCCATCGGGGCCTGCTACGGCTACTCCCACGCCCTCGGCGGTTTCGCCGGCAGCCACGCCGAGTACATCCGGGTCCCCTTCGCCGACCACGGCGCCTTCGTCGTCCCCGACGAGCTCGACGACGACCTCGCCGCCGTCTTCGCCTCCGACGCCGGGCCGACGGGCTGGATGGGCGCCGACCTCGGCGGTGTCAAGTCCGGCGACGTCGTCGCCGTGTGGGGCTGCGGGGGCGTCGGCCAGGTCGCCGCCCGCGCCGCCGTGCTGCTCGGCGCGGAGCGGGTCATCTCCATCGACCGCATCCCCGAGCGGCTGGCCCAGGCCGAGAAGTACATGGGCGTCGAGACGCTCGACTACACGAAGACCGACGTGGGCGCGGAGCTCCGCGAGCGCACGGGCGGCCGCGGCCCGGACGTCTGCATCGAGGCCGTCGGGATGGAGGCGCACAGTACCGGCCCGGAGTACCTCTACGACCAGGTCAAACAGCAGCTGCGGCTGCAGACCGACCGCCCGACCGCCGTCCGGGAGGCCATCTACAACTGCCGCAAGGGCGGCTCGGTGTTCTGCCTCGGCGTGTTCGCCGGGGTGGTGGACAAGTTCCCGCTCGGCGCGCTGATGAACAAGGGACTCACGTTCCGCGGCGCCCAGCAGCACGGGCACCGCTACATCCCGATGCTGCTCGACCGCATCGCGAGCGGCGACCTGCCCACCCGGCACCTGGCGACCCATCCCATGTCCCTCGACGAGGGGCCCGAGGGATACCGGCTGTTCAAGGAGAAGGAGGACAACTGTGTCCGGGCCGTGTTCCGACCATGA
- the fdh gene encoding formate dehydrogenase has protein sequence MDLGGLLRSWPLYRQLTGPDKLGRGAAAQSPKHVGLRARTATADRVAKSICPYCAVGCAQRVFVEDEKVVQIEGDPDSPISRGRLCPKGSASLQLVTGPQRLEKVRYRAPYATEWTELELGEAMKMIADRVVDARARGWQERDEQGRRLARTNGFAGLGGAVLDNEENYLIKKLFTALGAIQIENQARIUHSATVPGLGASFGRGGATDYQQDLANSDCIVIMGSNMAEAHPVGFQWVMEAKARGARLIHIDPRFTRTSALADTYVPIRAGTDIAFLGGVINHVLSHDLDFREYVAAYTNASFLVGEGFADTEDLDGLFSGYDPETATYDRSTWHYEGVDPSGSTPKGDSARAKEQTQPMQAGGRGATVEGAAEDIVKDPTLQHPRCVFQILKRHFARYTPEMVERVCGTPPEQFREVCEAWTGNSNRERTTALVYSVGWTQHSIGAQYIRSGAILQLLLGNIGRPGGGVFALRGHASIQGSTDIPTLFNLLPAYLAMPDVAHDDLATYVDDQRAGGQKGYGYSVDAYMVSLLKEYFGDAATAENDFGFGWLPRIDGDHGTYRTVMDMIDGKVFGYFVLGQNPAVGSAHGKLQRLGMANLDWLVVRDLTEIETATFWKDSPEIETGEIVPEECRTEVFLMPAASHVEKEGSFTQTQRMLQWREKAVEPRADQRSELWFFYHLGRLVRERLAASEDPRDEPVQKLAWDYETEGDGEWVEPSAEDVLRRINGHDLTTGKVLDNYLGLKADGTTSCGCWIYSGVYADGVNQAARRKPHDEQGPYEVEWGWTWPMNRRVLYNRASADPEGRPWSERKKLIWWDADEGKWTGYDNPDFPVGTAPGYVPPEGTTGPDALHGDDPFIMQADGKAWLFAPHGLVDGPLPVHYEPHESPVRNPIYTQQANPTRKVYGRPDNPSNPAPPEGGSEVFPFVLTAARLTEHHTAGGMSRQLPYLAELQPALFVEVSPELARERGLTHLGEAHVVTSRAAVQARVMVTDRMAPLRIDGRVVHQVWMPYHWGSAGLVTGDVVNDLLGVVLDPNVFIQESKVATCDVRPGPRPRGAALTAMLDELRTRAGITTATGTRVATAAGVAHVEEPATPATPTHPPAATSEEMS, from the coding sequence ATGGATCTCGGGGGGCTGTTGCGGTCCTGGCCGCTCTACCGGCAGCTGACCGGCCCGGACAAGCTCGGCCGCGGCGCCGCGGCACAGTCGCCGAAGCACGTCGGCCTCCGGGCGCGGACAGCGACGGCGGACCGGGTCGCGAAATCCATCTGCCCGTACTGCGCCGTCGGGTGTGCCCAGCGCGTCTTCGTCGAGGACGAGAAGGTCGTCCAGATCGAGGGCGACCCGGACTCCCCGATCTCCCGGGGCCGGCTCTGCCCCAAGGGTTCGGCGAGCCTGCAGCTCGTCACCGGCCCGCAACGGCTGGAGAAGGTGCGCTACCGCGCGCCGTACGCCACCGAGTGGACCGAGCTCGAGCTGGGCGAGGCCATGAAGATGATCGCGGACCGCGTCGTCGACGCCCGGGCCCGCGGCTGGCAGGAACGCGACGAGCAGGGCAGGCGGCTCGCCCGCACCAACGGTTTCGCCGGCCTCGGCGGCGCCGTCCTGGACAACGAAGAGAACTACCTGATCAAGAAGCTGTTCACCGCGCTCGGCGCCATCCAGATCGAGAACCAGGCCCGTATTTGACACTCCGCCACCGTTCCCGGTCTGGGAGCCAGCTTCGGTCGCGGCGGGGCGACGGACTACCAGCAGGACCTCGCCAACTCGGACTGCATCGTCATCATGGGCTCGAACATGGCCGAGGCCCATCCGGTCGGGTTCCAGTGGGTGATGGAGGCCAAGGCCCGCGGCGCGCGGTTGATCCACATCGACCCCCGGTTCACCCGGACCAGCGCGCTCGCGGACACCTACGTCCCGATCCGGGCGGGGACGGACATCGCGTTCCTCGGCGGCGTGATCAACCACGTGCTGAGCCACGACCTGGACTTCCGGGAGTACGTCGCGGCCTACACGAACGCCTCGTTCCTCGTCGGTGAGGGCTTCGCGGACACCGAGGACCTCGACGGCCTGTTCTCCGGCTACGACCCGGAGACCGCGACCTATGACCGATCCACCTGGCACTACGAGGGCGTGGACCCGTCGGGGTCCACGCCGAAGGGTGACTCGGCGCGGGCGAAGGAGCAGACCCAACCCATGCAGGCGGGGGGCCGCGGCGCCACCGTGGAGGGCGCGGCCGAGGACATCGTGAAGGATCCGACGCTGCAGCATCCGCGCTGTGTGTTCCAGATCCTGAAGCGGCACTTCGCCCGCTACACCCCGGAGATGGTGGAGCGGGTCTGCGGCACGCCGCCGGAGCAGTTCCGCGAGGTCTGCGAGGCGTGGACCGGGAACTCGAACCGCGAGCGCACGACCGCGCTGGTCTACAGCGTGGGCTGGACCCAGCACAGCATCGGCGCGCAGTACATCCGCTCCGGAGCGATCCTGCAGCTGCTGCTCGGCAACATCGGCCGGCCCGGCGGCGGGGTGTTCGCGCTGCGCGGGCACGCCAGCATCCAGGGCTCCACGGACATCCCGACGCTGTTCAACCTGCTGCCGGCCTACCTCGCCATGCCGGATGTCGCGCACGACGACCTGGCGACCTACGTCGACGACCAGCGTGCCGGCGGGCAGAAGGGCTACGGCTACAGCGTCGACGCGTACATGGTCTCGCTGCTGAAGGAGTACTTCGGCGACGCCGCCACGGCGGAGAACGACTTCGGGTTCGGCTGGCTGCCGAGGATCGACGGCGACCACGGGACCTACCGCACCGTCATGGACATGATCGACGGCAAGGTGTTCGGCTACTTCGTCCTGGGCCAGAACCCCGCGGTCGGGTCCGCGCACGGCAAGCTGCAGCGCCTCGGCATGGCCAACCTGGACTGGCTGGTCGTCCGGGACCTGACCGAGATCGAGACGGCGACCTTCTGGAAGGACTCGCCGGAGATCGAGACCGGCGAGATCGTCCCCGAGGAGTGCCGCACCGAGGTGTTCCTCATGCCCGCCGCGTCGCACGTGGAGAAGGAGGGCAGCTTCACCCAGACCCAGCGGATGCTGCAGTGGCGGGAGAAGGCCGTCGAACCGCGTGCGGACCAGCGCTCCGAACTGTGGTTCTTCTACCATCTCGGGCGGCTGGTCCGGGAGCGGTTGGCCGCGTCGGAGGACCCACGTGACGAGCCCGTGCAGAAGCTGGCGTGGGACTACGAGACCGAGGGCGACGGCGAGTGGGTCGAGCCGTCCGCGGAGGACGTGCTGCGCCGGATCAACGGCCACGACCTGACGACGGGCAAGGTCCTCGACAACTACCTCGGTCTGAAGGCGGACGGCACCACGTCGTGCGGCTGCTGGATCTACAGCGGCGTGTACGCCGACGGGGTCAACCAGGCGGCCCGGCGCAAGCCGCACGACGAGCAGGGCCCCTACGAGGTCGAGTGGGGCTGGACCTGGCCGATGAACCGCCGGGTGCTCTACAACCGGGCCTCGGCCGATCCCGAGGGCCGGCCGTGGAGCGAGCGCAAGAAGCTGATCTGGTGGGACGCCGACGAGGGGAAGTGGACCGGGTACGACAACCCGGACTTCCCGGTGGGCACCGCACCGGGGTACGTCCCGCCGGAGGGGACGACCGGACCCGACGCCCTGCACGGCGACGACCCGTTCATCATGCAGGCGGACGGCAAGGCCTGGCTCTTCGCGCCGCACGGCCTCGTCGACGGGCCGCTGCCGGTGCACTACGAGCCGCACGAGTCCCCGGTCCGCAACCCGATCTACACCCAGCAGGCCAACCCGACCCGCAAGGTCTACGGCCGCCCGGACAACCCGTCGAACCCGGCGCCGCCGGAGGGCGGGTCCGAGGTGTTCCCGTTCGTGCTGACCGCGGCCCGGCTGACCGAGCACCACACGGCGGGCGGGATGAGCAGGCAGCTGCCCTACCTGGCCGAGCTGCAGCCGGCGCTGTTCGTGGAGGTCTCCCCGGAGCTGGCCCGCGAGCGCGGGCTGACCCACCTCGGGGAGGCGCACGTGGTCACCAGCCGCGCCGCGGTCCAGGCCCGGGTGATGGTCACCGACCGGATGGCGCCGCTGCGGATCGACGGGCGGGTGGTGCACCAGGTCTGGATGCCCTACCACTGGGGGTCCGCCGGGCTGGTGACCGGGGACGTCGTCAACGACCTGTTGGGCGTCGTCCTCGACCCGAACGTCTTCATCCAGGAGAGCAAGGTCGCGACCTGCGACGTCCGGCCCGGACCGCGGCCGCGCGGCGCCGCGCTCACCGCGATGCTGGACGAGCTGCGTACCCGCGCCGGTATCACCACCGCCACCGGCACCCGGGTGGCGACCGCGGCGGGGGTGGCCCACGTCGAGGAGCCGGCGACGCCCGCCACGCCCACGCACCCCCCCGCCGCCACCTCCGAGGAGATGTCATGA